In Meles meles chromosome 14, mMelMel3.1 paternal haplotype, whole genome shotgun sequence, a single window of DNA contains:
- the LOC123956084 gene encoding citrate synthase, mitochondrial-like, with product MNLSEDFFVRHDLRQRKYSFVCQQLMMSHTSAHTSHLVGSALSDPYKDVSDEKLRDYIWNTLNSGRVVPGYGHAVLRKTDPRYTCQREFALKHLPHDSMFKLVAQLYKIVPNVLLEQGKAKNPWPNVDAHSGVLLQYYGMTEMNYYTVLFGVSRALGVLAQLIWSRALGFPLERPKSMSTDGLMKFVDSKSG from the exons ATGAACCTTTCTGAAGATTTCTTTGTGAGACATGACTTAAGGCAGAGGAAATACTCATTTGTGTGCCAGCAGCTGATGAT GTCACATACTAGTGCCCATACTAGCCACCTGGTGGGCAGTGCCCTTTCAGACCCCTACAAAGATGTGTCAGATGAGAAGTTACGAGACTACATATGGAACACACTGAACTCAGGACGGGTTGTCCCAGGCTATGGCCATGCGGTACTAAGGAAGACTGATCCACGATATACCTGTCAGCGAGAGTTTGCTTTGAAACACCTGCCTCATGACTCCATGTTTAAGCTGGTTGCTCAGCTGTACAAGATTGTGCCCAATGTCCTGTTAGAGCAGGGCAAGGCCAAGAATCCTTGGCCCAATGTAGATGCTCACAGTGGAGTGCTGCTCCAGTACTATGGCATGACAGAGATGAATTACTACACAGTCCTGTTTGGGGTGTCACGGGCACTGGGTGTACTGGCACAACTCATCTGGAGCCGAGCCCTAGGCTTTCCCCTAGAGAGGCCCAAGTCCATGAGCACGGATGGTCTGATGAAGTTTGTGGACTCTAAGTCAGGGTAA